The Staphylococcus carnosus genome has a segment encoding these proteins:
- a CDS encoding YhgE/Pip family protein yields the protein MFNEFKLMKNNKMLIVALIAIGLLPLIYVALFVGSIWDPYDKTDNLKISIVNQDKSATFQDKKLTIGDDLVDKLKDNKKFTFQEVSKETARKQLKNGKSLGTIIIPENTSKNATTLLDEHPKKIHLETQVNPGSSFTGSQAAQKAIDTVTKTMQNNVREEYLGELFKANKQSKQGYTDTSNALGQMSDAEGQLIDGNNQVTDGLKQMAPMAGAQGQQLLQGNEKVTSGLQELQQNNNQLKSKIDDAVQKQTDVHFEKANKKALNDIEDVDQNNITKVDHYGETVLPYMASVGLFVGAVSFAAIYPLTKTMNPETRPWRQILGKVFLYVIQGTFAAILMSLWVIFGLGLDIENMGHFLLVGIFWSIAALSLTSLLVLFLDRVGLFLAMLVLVLQLSSSEGMFPIEMSAAFFRFIHPFLPMSYAIQGFREAIFTNAGHFSFGFVLIALGSIAVVSMLLQYLTLIWFNKRGKPLIQMSFN from the coding sequence ATGTTTAATGAGTTTAAATTAATGAAAAACAATAAAATGCTGATTGTGGCATTAATTGCAATCGGATTATTGCCGCTTATTTATGTAGCGTTATTTGTCGGATCAATTTGGGATCCATATGATAAAACGGATAATTTGAAAATCTCGATTGTAAACCAAGATAAATCAGCAACGTTCCAAGACAAAAAATTAACAATCGGAGATGACTTGGTTGATAAATTAAAAGATAATAAAAAATTCACATTCCAAGAAGTCTCTAAAGAAACAGCAAGAAAACAATTGAAAAATGGTAAATCATTAGGAACTATCATTATTCCTGAGAATACGTCAAAAAATGCAACTACATTATTAGATGAACACCCTAAAAAAATTCATTTAGAAACACAAGTCAACCCTGGTTCTAGTTTTACAGGAAGCCAAGCAGCACAAAAAGCAATTGATACTGTAACAAAAACAATGCAAAACAATGTGCGTGAAGAATATTTAGGTGAATTATTCAAAGCAAATAAACAATCTAAACAAGGTTATACTGATACTTCAAATGCATTAGGACAAATGTCTGATGCAGAAGGACAATTAATTGATGGTAATAACCAAGTAACTGATGGATTGAAACAAATGGCACCGATGGCTGGCGCACAAGGCCAACAGTTACTGCAAGGTAATGAAAAAGTAACAAGTGGCTTACAAGAATTACAGCAAAATAATAATCAATTGAAATCAAAAATTGATGATGCAGTTCAAAAACAAACAGATGTACATTTTGAAAAAGCAAATAAAAAAGCATTGAATGATATTGAAGATGTTGATCAAAATAACATTACAAAAGTAGATCATTATGGTGAAACTGTATTGCCTTACATGGCTTCTGTAGGTTTATTCGTAGGTGCGGTATCATTCGCAGCAATTTATCCACTTACAAAAACAATGAATCCTGAAACAAGACCTTGGAGACAAATACTTGGTAAAGTATTTCTTTATGTAATACAAGGTACTTTTGCAGCAATCTTAATGAGTTTATGGGTTATCTTCGGACTTGGCTTAGATATTGAAAATATGGGTCACTTCTTATTAGTGGGTATTTTCTGGAGTATTGCAGCATTGTCTCTTACTTCACTCTTAGTGTTGTTCTTAGACCGTGTAGGACTCTTCTTAGCAATGCTTGTTCTTGTATTGCAATTGAGTTCAAGTGAAGGTATGTTCCCGATTGAGATGTCAGCTGCATTCTTCCGCTTTATCCATCCATTCTTACCAATGTCATATGCCATTCAAGGTTTCCGTGAAGCAATTTTCACAAATGCAGGACACTTCAGTTTCGGATTCGTATTGATTGCACTTGGCAGTATTGCAGTCGTTTCAATGTTATTGCAATATTTAACATTGATTTGGTTCAACAAACGCGGCAAACCGCTAATCCAAATGAGTTTCAATTAA
- a CDS encoding MarR family winged helix-turn-helix transcriptional regulator, whose amino-acid sequence MTYDMQEALTRFDLILMSINKTISELLQETGLEYTISREQMEALIIIRTCHQVTVNELAEKQGIFKTAASKRINKLEKLGLVRRVESENKRIKLMHLTEEGTRFLEEVKRKLSSVVEESLNGLFSIEEINDFVNKLEDIEKALKNRKRYIHDYIHD is encoded by the coding sequence ATGACATATGATATGCAAGAAGCGCTGACGCGCTTCGACCTCATTTTGATGAGTATAAATAAGACGATTTCAGAATTGCTGCAAGAAACGGGTTTGGAATACACAATTTCGCGCGAACAAATGGAAGCGCTCATTATTATACGTACTTGCCATCAAGTTACAGTAAATGAATTAGCTGAGAAGCAAGGCATTTTTAAGACTGCTGCTTCTAAGCGTATTAATAAATTGGAAAAATTAGGATTGGTAAGACGTGTAGAGAGTGAAAATAAACGTATTAAATTGATGCATTTAACAGAGGAAGGCACGAGATTTTTGGAAGAAGTGAAGCGAAAACTATCGAGTGTTGTTGAAGAAAGTTTAAATGGTTTATTTTCAATAGAAGAAATAAATGACTTCGTCAACAAATTAGAGGATATCGAAAAGGCTTTGAAAAATAGAAAAAGATATATACACGACTATATACACGACTGA
- a CDS encoding NADP-dependent oxidoreductase, with protein MKAMAVDKYGNNPVHMEDIPVPEIGPEDVLVRVKAASVNPIDFKTRNGDMKVLVKHKFPLVLGSDFAGVIEKVGKDVTDYKEGDKVYGRPSKGKMGTFAQYFAIDQHEIAPMPTNLNFVEAASIPLVGLTAYQALHEVMDLKKGDKLLVQAGSGGVGTFAIQLAKVMELYVATTVSDKGEALVKELGADEIINYKKQNFWNVLSGYDGVFNLIPGKDLDEAFTILKRGGTIASLVGPPTNQFADEVHLNPIKRLGVWYMSRNVRKLMKKYDVYYEFFLMHPSEEQLRVIGNLIEEHKIKPVIDKVFPFHETQQALEYSEKGHVKGKVVVKVED; from the coding sequence ATGAAAGCAATGGCTGTTGATAAATATGGTAATAATCCGGTTCATATGGAAGATATCCCAGTTCCAGAAATCGGACCTGAAGATGTATTAGTGCGTGTGAAAGCTGCTAGTGTGAATCCAATTGATTTCAAAACGCGAAATGGAGATATGAAAGTATTAGTTAAACATAAATTCCCGCTTGTTTTAGGCAGTGACTTTGCTGGTGTTATTGAAAAAGTCGGTAAAGACGTCACTGACTATAAGGAAGGCGATAAAGTATACGGCCGTCCGTCTAAAGGGAAAATGGGGACGTTCGCACAATATTTTGCGATTGATCAGCATGAAATTGCACCTATGCCTACCAATTTGAACTTTGTGGAAGCAGCCAGTATTCCTTTAGTAGGATTGACGGCTTATCAAGCATTGCATGAAGTAATGGATTTAAAAAAAGGTGACAAATTATTAGTACAAGCTGGATCAGGCGGTGTTGGTACGTTTGCAATTCAACTTGCCAAAGTGATGGAGTTGTACGTGGCAACGACAGTAAGTGATAAAGGTGAAGCACTTGTTAAAGAATTAGGTGCAGATGAAATTATTAATTATAAAAAACAAAACTTCTGGAATGTTTTATCTGGCTATGACGGTGTGTTTAATCTGATTCCAGGTAAAGATTTAGATGAAGCCTTTACGATTTTAAAACGTGGAGGTACTATTGCTTCATTAGTAGGTCCACCGACAAATCAATTTGCAGATGAAGTGCATTTAAATCCAATTAAACGTTTAGGCGTTTGGTACATGTCTCGCAATGTACGTAAGTTAATGAAAAAATACGATGTATATTATGAATTTTTCTTAATGCATCCAAGCGAAGAACAATTACGTGTGATTGGGAACTTGATAGAAGAACATAAGATCAAACCAGTAATTGATAAAGTATTTCCATTCCACGAAACACAACAAGCTTTAGAGTACTCAGAAAAAGGGCATGTGAAAGGTAAAGTTGTAGTAAAAGTTGAAGATTAA
- a CDS encoding oxidoreductase, producing the protein MNEVVLITGASSGMGQATAERLNKHGYKVYAAARRTDRMADMQAQGIQTRYVDLTKDESMVKLVEDVIAEEGHIDVLINNAGYGSFGAVEDVPLADAKRQFEVNLFGMGRMTQLVLPYMRAQHSGKIVNVSSMGGKINEPLGSWYHSAKFAVEGLSDSMRLELKPFGIDVIIIEPGLIQTEWEGISAKSLLKTSGDTAYSKMAHQMANILNGGAPASKPEVIAKLTERAIEAKHPKTRYAGGMGAKPLIFLKWALPDKAFDALWMGVLKLQGNSNQDIAEKKAQKEI; encoded by the coding sequence ATGAATGAAGTTGTTTTAATAACAGGTGCATCATCAGGTATGGGCCAAGCAACAGCGGAACGATTGAATAAACATGGTTATAAAGTATACGCTGCAGCACGTCGCACAGATCGTATGGCTGATATGCAGGCGCAAGGAATTCAAACAAGATATGTAGACTTAACAAAAGATGAATCTATGGTGAAATTAGTAGAAGATGTCATTGCAGAAGAAGGGCATATTGATGTACTCATTAATAATGCAGGCTATGGCTCATTCGGTGCCGTTGAAGACGTACCGCTTGCTGATGCAAAACGTCAATTTGAAGTAAACTTATTTGGTATGGGACGTATGACACAATTGGTCTTGCCATATATGCGTGCGCAACATTCCGGTAAAATTGTTAATGTTTCATCTATGGGCGGTAAAATCAATGAACCGCTTGGCTCTTGGTACCATTCAGCTAAATTTGCAGTAGAAGGCTTAAGTGACAGCATGAGATTAGAATTAAAGCCCTTTGGTATTGATGTGATTATTATTGAACCTGGTTTGATTCAAACTGAGTGGGAAGGTATTAGCGCAAAAAGTTTGCTTAAAACTTCAGGGGATACAGCTTACAGCAAAATGGCACATCAAATGGCAAACATATTAAATGGCGGTGCACCTGCATCTAAGCCGGAAGTGATTGCTAAGCTGACTGAACGTGCTATCGAAGCCAAACATCCTAAAACACGTTATGCTGGCGGTATGGGAGCTAAACCGCTTATTTTCTTAAAATGGGCACTTCCTGATAAAGCATTTGATGCATTATGGATGGGTGTATTGAAATTACAAGGTAACAGCAACCAAGATATTGCTGAGAAGAAAGCACAAAAAGAAATATAA
- a CDS encoding CPBP family intramembrane glutamic endopeptidase, whose protein sequence is MSEHINPANRRHHDTNSRNPEYPSHPTRSRYRLVRRPRQARPGASRNLSPKGNIAVNILIFLGFMIATQIPTAIAGGIAGYVSFFNGDSPIVFTILIFLYIVVSGLMAWLITWYYRKRGYERMKAPHFKDIGIDVLFFIGIRVWTTLCMVAATGIFKEDSTANDQALMRQIDKLTDFSNPMIVIALAIFLIHITFVAPYFEELTFRGIFKETIFKKLSFWWPMLISSAIFSLNHMPNNIIVFFLYGGMGAGFYLAYNRRRNIWDSYIVHMLNNASASIAIMFLLIFM, encoded by the coding sequence ATGTCAGAACATATCAATCCCGCGAATCGTAGACATCATGACACAAACTCCAGAAATCCAGAATATCCATCTCATCCAACAAGAAGTCGTTACAGGCTTGTTCGACGACCACGTCAAGCTCGACCAGGCGCTAGCCGAAATTTGTCACCTAAAGGAAATATCGCTGTTAATATATTGATATTTCTCGGCTTCATGATAGCCACGCAAATCCCTACTGCTATTGCAGGAGGCATTGCTGGTTATGTATCTTTTTTCAACGGTGACAGTCCAATTGTTTTTACTATTCTTATATTTCTTTACATCGTTGTTTCAGGTCTTATGGCTTGGTTAATTACTTGGTATTATCGTAAACGAGGCTATGAACGGATGAAAGCACCTCATTTTAAAGACATCGGAATCGATGTACTTTTCTTTATCGGCATACGCGTATGGACAACATTATGTATGGTTGCGGCAACTGGTATCTTCAAAGAAGATTCCACAGCAAACGATCAAGCGCTTATGAGACAAATTGACAAGTTGACGGATTTCAGTAATCCGATGATTGTTATTGCTCTTGCAATCTTCTTGATACATATCACGTTTGTTGCACCTTATTTTGAAGAATTAACCTTCCGAGGTATCTTCAAAGAAACGATTTTCAAAAAGTTATCTTTCTGGTGGCCAATGCTGATTTCTTCAGCTATCTTCTCGCTTAACCATATGCCTAATAATATTATTGTCTTTTTCTTATATGGAGGCATGGGAGCCGGCTTTTATTTAGCTTACAACCGCAGACGCAATATCTGGGATAGCTATATCGTGCATATGCTGAACAATGCTTCAGCAAGTATTGCGATTATGTTCTTGTTGATTTTTATGTAA
- the mqo gene encoding malate dehydrogenase (quinone), translated as MSQSESKDVILIGAGVLSTTFGSFLKEIQPNWNIKLFERLDGPALESSYDTSNAGTGHAALCELNYTVEQPDGSIDVEKAKEINEEFEISKQFWAHLVKTNAISNPREFITPLPHISFVQGIRNVQFLQKRYDALKDLPMFQGIEFTQDREKLAEWMPLMMKDRKENIAIAASKIDEGTDVNFGELTRKLAKNLESHDNAELNYNHEVIGFQQLGDKKWEVEVRNLDDNTISTHVADYIFIGAGGAAIPLLQKTKIEESKNLGGFPISGAFLVCKNPEVVKEHDAKAYGKEPPGTPPMTVPHLDRRYVRGEESLLFGPFAAIGPKFLKHGSNLDLFRSLNKDNILTMTSAGMKNLSLVKYSIQQLMMKKEDRMKELRRFVPSAKDEDWELHIAGKRVQVIKDTPEFGKGFIQFGTEVVHSKDHTVVAMLGESPGASTSVSVALDIIEQNFPDYVEAWTPKIQEMIPSYGQSLIEDTTLLNKVREDSAKALDLNEK; from the coding sequence GTGAGTCAGTCAGAATCAAAAGACGTCATTTTAATAGGTGCTGGGGTTTTAAGCACAACATTCGGTTCATTTTTAAAAGAAATTCAACCAAACTGGAATATTAAACTTTTTGAACGCTTAGATGGACCAGCGTTAGAAAGTTCATATGATACAAGTAATGCAGGTACTGGGCACGCCGCATTATGTGAATTGAACTATACAGTAGAACAACCAGATGGTTCTATTGATGTAGAAAAAGCCAAAGAAATTAATGAAGAATTTGAAATCTCAAAACAATTTTGGGCACATTTAGTAAAAACTAATGCGATTTCAAACCCGCGTGAGTTCATTACGCCACTTCCACATATTAGTTTCGTGCAAGGTATCCGCAATGTTCAATTCTTGCAAAAACGTTATGATGCATTAAAAGATTTACCGATGTTTCAAGGTATTGAATTCACACAAGATCGTGAAAAATTAGCGGAATGGATGCCGTTAATGATGAAAGATCGTAAAGAAAACATTGCGATTGCAGCAAGTAAAATCGATGAAGGTACAGATGTTAACTTTGGTGAGTTAACTCGTAAACTTGCGAAAAACTTGGAATCACATGATAATGCTGAGTTAAATTACAATCATGAAGTTATTGGTTTCCAACAACTTGGAGACAAAAAATGGGAAGTTGAAGTACGCAACTTAGATGATAATACAATTTCTACACATGTTGCAGATTACATTTTCATCGGTGCTGGCGGTGCAGCAATTCCGTTACTTCAAAAAACAAAAATTGAAGAAAGCAAAAACTTGGGCGGTTTCCCAATCAGCGGTGCTTTCTTAGTATGTAAAAACCCAGAAGTAGTAAAAGAACATGATGCGAAAGCATATGGTAAAGAACCACCAGGCACACCGCCAATGACAGTACCTCACTTAGACCGTCGTTATGTTCGTGGCGAAGAAAGCTTGTTATTCGGACCATTTGCAGCAATCGGTCCTAAGTTCTTGAAACACGGTTCTAACTTAGACTTGTTCCGTTCATTAAATAAAGACAACATTTTAACAATGACGTCAGCAGGTATGAAAAACTTATCATTAGTGAAATATTCAATCCAACAATTAATGATGAAAAAAGAAGACCGTATGAAAGAATTACGTCGCTTTGTTCCTAGTGCTAAAGATGAAGATTGGGAATTACACATTGCTGGTAAACGTGTTCAAGTTATTAAAGATACTCCTGAATTTGGTAAAGGATTTATCCAATTCGGTACAGAAGTTGTTCATTCTAAAGACCATACAGTTGTAGCAATGCTAGGTGAATCACCAGGAGCATCAACATCTGTATCAGTTGCGCTTGATATTATCGAACAAAACTTCCCAGATTATGTTGAAGCTTGGACTCCGAAAATTCAAGAAATGATTCCATCATATGGTCAATCATTAATTGAAGATACAACTTTATTAAATAAAGTTCGTGAAGATTCAGCGAAAGCATTAGACTTAAATGAAAAATAA